One Eubalaena glacialis isolate mEubGla1 chromosome 11, mEubGla1.1.hap2.+ XY, whole genome shotgun sequence DNA segment encodes these proteins:
- the MGAT3 gene encoding beta-1,4-mannosyl-glycoprotein 4-beta-N-acetylglucosaminyltransferase, whose translation MKMRRYKLFLMFCMAGLCLISFLHFFKTLSYVTFPRELASLSPNLVSSFFWNNAPVTPQASPEPGSPDLLRNPLYSHSPLLQPLSPSKATEEIHRMDFVLPEDTTEYFLRTKAGGVCFKPGTKMLEKPPSGRPEEKAEAGEGASARGPGRQLLSTRERPGGRGARRKWVECVCLPGWHGPSCGVPTVVQYSNLPTKERLVPREVPRRVINAININHEFDLLDVRFHELGDVVDAFVVCESNFTAYGEPRPLKFREMLTNGTFEYIRHKVLYVFLDHFPLGGRQDGWIADDYLRTFLTQDGVSRLRNLRPDDVFIIDDADEIPARDGVLFLKLYDGWTEPFAFHMRKSLYGFFWKQPGTLEVVSGCTVGMLQTVYGLDGIRLRRRQYYTMPNFRQYENRTGHILVQWSLGSPLHFAGWHCSWCFTPEGIYFKLVSAQNGDFPRWGDYEDKRDLNYIRSLIRTGGWFDGTQQEYPPADPGEHMYAPKYLLKNYDQFRYLLDNPYQEPKSTADGGRWSKGPEGRPPARSKLDVVEG comes from the coding sequence ATGAAGATGAGACGCTACAAGCTCTTTCTCATGTTCTGTATGGCCGGCCTGTGCCTCATCTCCTTCCTGCACTTCTTTAAGACCCTGTCCTATGTCACCTTCCCCCGAGAACTGGCCTCCCTCAGCCCTAACCTGGTGTCCAGCTTCTTCTGGAACAATGCCCCGGTCACGCCCCAGGCCAGCCCCGAGCCAGGCAGCCCCGACCTGCTGCGTAACCCGCTCTATTCCCACTCGCCCCTGCTCCAGCCGCTGTCGCCAAGCAAGGCCACGGAGGAAATCCACCGGATGGACTTTGTGCTGCCCGAGGACACCACCGAGTACTTCCTCCGCACCAAAGCCGGGGGCGTCTGCTTCAAGCCAGGTACCAAGATGCTGGAGAAGCCGCCATCAGGGCGGCCAGAGGAGAAGGCAGAGGCGGGCGAAGGCGCGTCGGCGCGGGGCCCGGGCCGGCAGCTGCTGAGCACTCGGGAGCGGCCAGGGGGGCGTGGCGCGCGACGCAAGTGGGTGGAGTGCGTGTGCCTCCCGGGCTGGCACGGGCCGAGCTGCGGCGTGCCCACCGTGGTGCAGTACTCCAACCTGCCCACCAAGGAGCGCCTGGTGCCCCGGGAGGTGCCGCGGCGGGTCATCAACGCCATCAACATCAACCATGAGTTCGACCTGCTGGACGTGCGCTTCCACGAGCTGGGCGACGTGGTGGATGCCTTCGTGGTGTGCGAGTCCAACTTCACGGCCTACGGGGAGCCGCGGCCGCTCAAGTTCCGCGAGATGCTGACCAACGGCACCTTCGAGTACATCCGGCACAAGGTGCTCTACGTCTTCCTGGACCACTTCCCGCTGGGCGGGCGGCAGGACGGCTGGATCGCCGACGACTACCTGCGCACCTTCCTGACGCAGGACGGCGTGTCGCGGCTGCGCAACCTGCGGCCCGACGACGTCTTCATCATCGACGACGCCGACGAGATTCCCGCTCGCGACGGCGTGCTCTTCCTCAAGCTCTACGACGGCTGGACGGAGCCCTTCGCCTTCCACATGCGCAAGTCACTGTACGGCTTCTTCTGGAAGCAGCCGGGCACCCTAGAGGTGGTGTCGGGCTGCACGGTGGGCATGCTGCAGACGGTGTACGGGCTGGACGGCATCCGCCTGCGCCGCCGCCAGTACTACACCATGCCCAACTTCCGCCAGTACGAGAACCGCACGGGCCACATCCTGGTGCAGTGGTCGCTGGGCAGCCCCCTGCACTTCGCCGGCTGGCACTGCTCCTGGTGCTTCACGCCCGAGGGCATCTACTTCAAGCTGGTGTCCGCCCAGAACGGCGACTTCCCCCGCTGGGGTGACTACGAGGACAAGCGGGACCTCAATTACATCCGGAGCTTGATCCGCACAGGGGGCTGGTTCGACGGCACGCAGCAGGAGTACCCACCGGCCGACCCCGGCGAACACATGTATGCGCCTAAGTACCTGCTCAAGAACTACGACCAGTTCCGCTACCTGCTGGACAACCCCTACCAGGAGCCCAAGAGCACAGCAGACGGTGGGCGGTGGAGCAAGGGTCCGGAGGGAAGGCCACCCGCCAGGAGCAAATTGGACGTGGTTGAAGGCTAA